The Acidimicrobiales bacterium sequence TCTCGTAGACGTAGGTGACGGTCGCGTCGCCGTAGGTGGCGGTGACCTCCCAACAGCCGGGCTCGTCCGGATCGATGCCGTTCATCATGAACCAGCCGTCCTCGGTCGTGTAGGCGTTCGTGCCCGGCGCCGGATAGTCGACGAACCCGTCGCCATCGAGCTGTTCGTAGGTGACGGCGAGCGGGGGCGTCTCGTCCTCGTTCACGTCGAAATCGGCCGACCAGTAGACGCCCTTGCGGGGGAGATGCGAGCCGTCGATGGGAACGACCGTCCACAACGCGTCGGTGCCGTACCAGACCGTGTCCTCGAGATGGGCGGGTGTCGGCGGGTGATCGCTCGTCGGCGTGTGGCCGGGATTCGGGGGAATCGTCACGGGGCAGGTGAAGGCCACCGCTGCCGCCGCCGCCGCCGCCGTGGCGGCACCCGGATCCGCGGTCGCGGTGTCGACCGAGTCACCGCAGGAGGCGAGCAGCAGAGCGAGGACGAGCGGGATCGTGAGCAGGTGAGTGCGCATGCCCTTCCTACACTGCCACGGCGCGCGAAGTTCCCGCCCGTGGCGTTTGGCGTTGCCGGATCTCCCCCGTAGCCTTGAACGGTCCTATCCGATCATTCGGATCAGAAGTCCTCGGAGACCCCAGTGTCCACCACCTCAGTCAAGCGCAGCGAGATCGAACGCTCCTGGCACGTCGTCGATGCCGAAGGCCTCGTCCTCGGTCGGCTCGCGACCGAAGTCGCCAACATCCTGCGCGGCAAGCACAAGGCCACCTACACCCCGCACCTCGACACCGGCGATCACGTGATCATCGTGAACGCCGACAAGATCGTGCTGACGGCGGGCAAGGCCGAGAAGAAGCTCGTCCACCGTCACAGTGGCTACCCGGGCGGCCTCAAGAGCGAGACCTACGCCCAGAAGATGGCCCGCAAGCCCGAGCAGGCGCTGATCGACACCATCAAGGGCATGATCCCGAAGACCCGTCTCGGCCGTGCCCAGATCAAGAAGCTGAAGGTCTACGCCGGCCCGACGCACCCCCACTCCGCCCAGAACCCCCAGCCCCTCGAGATCGCCCACGCCGTGGCGCGGCCCCGGGCCTGATCAGGAATCCTTCGATGACCACTCCGCTCGTCCAGTCCACCGGCCGCCGCAAGCGTTCCGTCGCCCGAGTGCGCGTGCACTCCGGCACCGGCACCGTCACCGTCAACGGTCGCCCCCTCGACGAGTACTTCCCGTCGAAGACCCATCGCAACAACTCGATTCTCCCGCTGGAGATCACCGAGACGGCGGGCACCTACGACATCGACGCCACGATCCACGGCGGCGGCACCACCGGGCAGGCCGGGGCGCTTCGCCTCGGGATCGCCCGTGCACTCATCGAGCTCGACGGCGAACATCGTGAAGCGCTGAAGCGAGCCGGTTTCCTCACCCGCGATCCGCGGAAGAAGGAGTCCAAGAAGTACGGCCTCAAGAAGGCCCGCAAGGCTCCGCAGTACAGCAAGCGCTGATCGAAGCGCTGTCGGCGGATACCGTCCTGCCGATGGAGACGCCGTGAGCCTGCGCTTCGGCACCGACGGCATGCGGGGAGACGCCCGCGATGTCCTGACCACCGATGCG is a genomic window containing:
- the rplM gene encoding 50S ribosomal protein L13 — its product is MSTTSVKRSEIERSWHVVDAEGLVLGRLATEVANILRGKHKATYTPHLDTGDHVIIVNADKIVLTAGKAEKKLVHRHSGYPGGLKSETYAQKMARKPEQALIDTIKGMIPKTRLGRAQIKKLKVYAGPTHPHSAQNPQPLEIAHAVARPRA
- the rpsI gene encoding 30S ribosomal protein S9 — encoded protein: MTTPLVQSTGRRKRSVARVRVHSGTGTVTVNGRPLDEYFPSKTHRNNSILPLEITETAGTYDIDATIHGGGTTGQAGALRLGIARALIELDGEHREALKRAGFLTRDPRKKESKKYGLKKARKAPQYSKR